Proteins encoded within one genomic window of Acidovorax sp. 107:
- a CDS encoding MetQ/NlpA family ABC transporter substrate-binding protein produces the protein MNNNKRLLLQSALALAAAAAFSSGAMAQDKPIKVGVTGGPHAQIFEQVKKVAEKDGLKIQIVEFSDYVQPNAALAAGDLDANSYQHKPYLDAQVADRGYKLVSVGYTVNFPIGLYSKKVKKLEDLKEGAKFGIPNDPTNGGRVLLVLQDKGLIKLRDGAGLKATPLDVVSNPKKLKFVELDAAQLPRSLDDLDASAINTNFALSAGLNPGKDAISQENAKSPYVNLIAVREADKDKPWVAKLVKAYHSEEIRKFIQTEFKGSVLPGF, from the coding sequence GTGAACAACAACAAGCGCCTTCTCCTGCAATCCGCCCTGGCCTTGGCTGCCGCTGCCGCTTTCTCGTCGGGCGCCATGGCCCAGGACAAGCCCATCAAGGTGGGCGTGACCGGCGGCCCCCACGCGCAGATTTTTGAGCAGGTGAAAAAGGTCGCCGAGAAGGACGGCCTCAAGATCCAGATCGTCGAGTTCAGCGACTACGTGCAGCCCAATGCTGCGCTGGCTGCGGGCGACCTGGATGCCAACAGCTACCAGCACAAGCCTTACCTCGATGCGCAAGTGGCCGACCGTGGCTACAAGCTGGTGTCGGTGGGCTACACCGTCAACTTCCCCATCGGCCTATATTCCAAGAAGGTCAAGAAGCTCGAAGACCTGAAGGAAGGCGCCAAGTTCGGCATCCCCAACGATCCCACCAACGGCGGCCGTGTGCTGCTGGTGCTGCAGGACAAGGGCCTGATCAAGCTGCGTGACGGCGCGGGCTTGAAAGCCACGCCGCTCGACGTGGTGAGCAACCCCAAGAAGCTCAAGTTCGTCGAACTCGACGCCGCCCAGCTGCCCCGTTCGCTGGACGACCTGGACGCCTCGGCCATCAACACCAACTTTGCGCTGTCGGCAGGCCTGAACCCTGGCAAGGACGCGATCTCGCAAGAAAACGCCAAGAGCCCCTACGTCAACCTGATCGCCGTGCGCGAAGCCGACAAGGACAAGCCCTGGGTGGCCAAGCTGGTGAAGGCCTACCACTCCGAAGAAATCAGGAAGTTCATCCAGACCGAGTTCAAGGGCTCGGTGCTGCCCGGGTTCTGA
- a CDS encoding bifunctional diguanylate cyclase/phosphodiesterase, whose translation MPFAERILSAAWLSATTLLFVASLWVPEPGVRLFLDNASWTLGFGLSAFWAWGGWRRAPPTDRALHTGLLAFAVLVALGQMVWNVQVALGWNPFPAPADLLFLAGGPLWAASVIRATFARLSRDRAYPAALDFGGTVLALLAFTLVIYLPSGEVDSLAVGTVLVLYPAGFLAAAGVTALAIPTVGVRIERSHVLVLLGLLGYGLSWMQWNLMVISGTVQPGIWFNASFSVSALVLGWGSRWMRFEVSADAAYRRQCDRAMNYVPLLSMTLAAITLVLLFVAPDGRAGMQALILACCLLVLLLAALRQTIVVSLLNRLRTAEAAVLRNEELLYRVAHFDALTGLPNRRYFEDALERAVAEAARDTQAANRRVALLLIDLDHFKSVNETYGHRVGDALLSEVAQRITQLLAGQGLVSRLANDQFTVMLLRPASRTELAQLAASLLEGLAQPWDLSEVGAQYMGASLGISLYPDDSANSVELVRHAHSALHATKNVGRGSYRFYIEEFTQITRGRLELRRRLHGALQGGEFTLVYQPQLNQQRQTVGAEALLRWSVDGKPVPPDEFIPLAEESGLIVPIGLWVFETACRQMARWRAEGWQVPVVSVNVSTIQLREPGFTQTLLDVTQRAGVAPAGLVLEITESQLLDESLYAIALDLKNAGFALSIDDFGTGHSSLIKLKRLPVSELKIDKVFVRDIVVDVNDREICATVNALARTLGLEVVAEGVETEEQLQFLIRMGCERFQGWLFAPALPPRQLAEQWLQRQAPSAAQ comes from the coding sequence ATGCCCTTCGCGGAACGAATCCTCTCAGCGGCCTGGTTGAGTGCGACCACGCTGTTGTTCGTTGCCTCGCTGTGGGTGCCGGAACCTGGCGTGCGGCTGTTTCTGGACAACGCGTCCTGGACGCTGGGGTTTGGGCTCTCCGCCTTCTGGGCCTGGGGCGGCTGGCGGCGAGCGCCCCCTACCGACCGCGCGTTGCACACCGGGCTGCTGGCCTTTGCCGTGCTGGTGGCCTTGGGGCAGATGGTGTGGAACGTGCAGGTGGCGCTGGGCTGGAACCCGTTCCCAGCGCCTGCCGATCTGCTGTTTCTGGCCGGTGGGCCGCTATGGGCTGCCAGCGTCATCCGCGCCACGTTTGCGCGCCTCTCGCGCGACCGCGCCTACCCGGCAGCACTGGACTTTGGCGGCACGGTGCTGGCGCTGCTGGCGTTCACGCTGGTGATCTATCTGCCCTCGGGCGAGGTGGACTCGCTGGCCGTGGGCACGGTGCTGGTGCTGTACCCGGCCGGATTTCTCGCGGCAGCCGGGGTCACGGCGCTGGCCATTCCCACGGTGGGGGTGCGCATCGAGCGCTCTCACGTGCTGGTGCTGCTGGGCTTGCTGGGCTATGGGCTGAGCTGGATGCAGTGGAATCTCATGGTCATCAGCGGCACGGTGCAACCGGGCATCTGGTTCAACGCCAGCTTCAGTGTGTCGGCGTTGGTGCTGGGATGGGGCTCGCGCTGGATGCGTTTCGAAGTGTCGGCAGACGCCGCCTACCGCCGCCAGTGCGACCGGGCGATGAACTATGTGCCGCTGCTGTCCATGACGCTGGCCGCCATCACCCTGGTGCTGCTGTTTGTGGCCCCCGACGGGCGCGCGGGCATGCAGGCGCTGATCCTGGCGTGCTGCCTGCTGGTGCTGCTGCTGGCCGCACTGCGCCAGACGATCGTGGTGAGCCTGCTCAACCGCCTGCGCACGGCCGAGGCCGCTGTGCTACGCAACGAGGAGCTGCTGTACCGCGTGGCCCACTTTGACGCACTCACCGGTCTGCCCAATCGCCGCTACTTTGAAGACGCGCTGGAGCGCGCCGTGGCCGAGGCTGCGCGCGACACCCAGGCCGCCAACCGCCGCGTGGCGCTGTTGCTGATCGACCTGGACCACTTCAAGAGCGTGAATGAAACCTATGGCCATCGCGTGGGCGATGCGTTGCTGAGCGAGGTGGCCCAGCGCATCACCCAGCTGCTGGCGGGGCAGGGCCTGGTGTCGCGGCTGGCCAATGACCAGTTCACCGTGATGCTGCTGCGCCCCGCTTCGCGCACCGAACTGGCACAGCTGGCGGCCTCGCTGTTGGAGGGCCTGGCGCAGCCCTGGGACCTGTCGGAGGTGGGCGCGCAGTACATGGGCGCCAGCCTGGGCATCAGCCTGTACCCGGACGACTCCGCGAACAGCGTGGAGCTGGTGCGCCACGCACATTCGGCGCTGCATGCCACCAAGAACGTGGGGCGGGGCTCGTACCGGTTCTACATCGAGGAGTTCACGCAGATCACGCGCGGCCGGCTGGAGCTGCGCCGCCGCCTGCACGGTGCGCTGCAGGGCGGCGAGTTCACGCTGGTGTACCAGCCCCAGCTCAACCAGCAGCGCCAGACGGTGGGGGCCGAGGCGCTGCTGCGCTGGTCGGTGGATGGCAAGCCGGTGCCGCCCGACGAGTTCATCCCGCTGGCCGAGGAGAGCGGGCTCATCGTGCCGATTGGCCTGTGGGTGTTCGAGACCGCGTGCCGCCAGATGGCCCGGTGGCGCGCCGAGGGCTGGCAGGTGCCGGTGGTGTCGGTCAACGTCTCCACCATCCAGTTGCGCGAGCCGGGCTTCACCCAGACCCTGCTGGACGTGACCCAGCGCGCGGGGGTGGCGCCCGCCGGGCTGGTGCTGGAGATCACCGAGTCGCAGTTGCTGGATGAGTCGCTGTACGCCATTGCGCTCGACCTGAAGAACGCGGGTTTCGCGCTGTCGATCGACGACTTTGGCACTGGCCACTCATCGCTCATCAAGCTCAAGCGCCTGCCGGTGAGCGAGCTGAAGATTGACAAGGTGTTTGTGCGTGACATCGTGGTGGACGTGAACGACCGCGAGATCTGCGCCACCGTCAATGCCCTGGCCCGCACGCTGGGGCTGGAGGTGGTGGCCGAGGGGGTGGAGACCGAGGAACAGCTGCAGTTTTTGATCCGCATGGGCTGCGAGCGCTTTCAGGGCTGGCTGTTTGCCCCGGCTCTGCCGCCCCGGCAGCTCGCCGAGCAATGGTTGCAGCGGCAGGCGCCATCCGCGGCGCAGTGA
- a CDS encoding FMN-dependent NADH-azoreductase has protein sequence MQLLHIDSAITGDQSVSRQLTARTVAAWQAAHPGTTVQYLDLAQQAPSHLSAQSLGFRTGQAAATEVERNENALSEALVSQFLASDVIVIGAPLYNFSIPSQLKAWIDRLAQAGRTFKYTDKGPVGLAGGKTVIVASTRGGVYSTSEGGQAMEHQESYLKVVFGFFGITDVRFVRAEGVAMGPDAKATALASADVEITTQTSVAANQARVSQAA, from the coding sequence ATGCAACTGCTTCACATCGACTCTGCCATCACTGGCGATCAATCCGTGTCCCGCCAACTGACTGCCCGCACCGTGGCTGCATGGCAAGCCGCCCACCCCGGCACCACCGTGCAATACCTGGACCTGGCACAGCAGGCCCCTTCGCACCTGTCGGCCCAGTCGCTGGGTTTCCGCACCGGCCAGGCCGCTGCGACCGAGGTGGAACGCAATGAAAACGCCCTGTCCGAAGCGCTGGTGAGCCAGTTCCTGGCCTCCGACGTGATCGTGATCGGCGCGCCGCTGTACAACTTCTCCATCCCCAGCCAGCTCAAGGCCTGGATTGACCGCCTGGCGCAAGCGGGCCGCACCTTCAAGTACACCGACAAGGGCCCCGTGGGCCTGGCTGGCGGCAAGACGGTGATCGTGGCCTCCACCCGTGGCGGCGTGTACTCCACCAGCGAAGGTGGCCAGGCCATGGAGCACCAGGAGAGCTATCTGAAGGTGGTGTTCGGCTTCTTCGGCATCACCGATGTGCGTTTTGTGCGCGCCGAAGGTGTGGCCATGGGCCCCGACGCCAAGGCCACCGCCCTGGCTTCGGCCGACGTGGAGATCACCACCCAGACCAGCGTCGCCGCCAACCAGGCCCGCGTGTCGCAGGCAGCGTAA
- a CDS encoding DUF6817 domain-containing protein, giving the protein MTLPLHPLDPDLFARALPLLDDEWLTRDPELAPVLPTVLARNVGQDWHKAGTFRHHLVGVTRTLTVWQQPRDVRLLGLLHSVYGNAFVDLVKFDPAKERARVREIAGESAEHLVYLFCTQSRTQFVQKVLAHALEADGSLVLQKDGQDHVLTPYEVAAFIIVSMADTIEQWFSWQDDIFSRFPDVQHRNQKAHWAASLWPGPMRPSGRMVHQINGLAKALQHPGLKDVLPMPPVFAHCSQHLSAANEAAATSLYWSVIQQDQPLVDLDVATGVLESAVRHNPWVGEPQMVLAQLYLSAGRKDEAKAAAESALHLFSAWGNAWDKRVQWDAWVAWTRILLQGATVEGTWPERLDKLNNVALRG; this is encoded by the coding sequence ATGACCCTGCCGCTTCACCCCCTGGACCCTGACCTGTTTGCCCGCGCATTGCCGCTGCTGGACGACGAGTGGCTGACCCGCGACCCCGAGCTGGCGCCCGTGCTGCCCACGGTGCTGGCACGTAATGTGGGGCAGGACTGGCACAAGGCGGGTACGTTTCGCCATCACCTGGTGGGCGTGACGCGCACGCTGACGGTGTGGCAGCAGCCGCGCGATGTGCGCCTGCTGGGCCTGTTGCACAGCGTGTACGGCAATGCGTTTGTGGACCTGGTGAAGTTCGACCCCGCCAAGGAGCGCGCCCGGGTGCGCGAGATTGCGGGCGAGTCGGCCGAGCACCTGGTCTACCTGTTTTGCACCCAGTCGCGCACGCAGTTTGTGCAAAAGGTGCTGGCCCATGCGCTGGAGGCCGACGGCAGCCTGGTGCTGCAAAAAGACGGGCAGGACCACGTGCTCACGCCCTACGAGGTGGCTGCCTTCATCATCGTGAGCATGGCGGACACCATCGAGCAGTGGTTCAGCTGGCAAGACGACATCTTTTCGCGCTTTCCGGACGTGCAGCACCGCAACCAGAAGGCGCATTGGGCTGCATCGCTCTGGCCCGGGCCCATGCGGCCGTCGGGGCGCATGGTGCACCAGATCAACGGGCTGGCCAAGGCGCTGCAGCACCCGGGGCTGAAGGACGTGCTGCCCATGCCCCCCGTGTTTGCGCATTGCTCGCAGCACCTGTCTGCTGCCAACGAGGCAGCAGCCACATCGCTGTACTGGTCGGTCATCCAGCAAGACCAGCCGCTGGTGGACCTGGACGTGGCCACCGGTGTGCTGGAAAGCGCCGTGCGCCACAACCCCTGGGTGGGCGAGCCGCAGATGGTGCTGGCCCAGCTGTATCTGTCCGCTGGCCGCAAGGACGAAGCCAAGGCCGCTGCCGAGAGCGCGCTGCACCTGTTCAGCGCCTGGGGCAATGCGTGGGACAAGCGCGTGCAGTGGGACGCCTGGGTGGCCTGGACGCGCATCCTGCTGCAGGGCGCGACGGTGGAAGGCACCTGGCCCGAGCGGCTGGACAAGCTGAACAACGTGGCGCTGCGCGGTTGA